In Gemmatimonas sp., the DNA window GCGCGGGTCCTGGATCCTGGCCGCACGGCGCTCCTATGCGGATGCCTTCCTGCCGCTGGCGAGCGACACGAGCGTCCGCGACAGCCGCGCGTACTTCTACGACCTGAATGCCAAGGCGCAGGTCAATATCGGGACCACCGGCGCCCTGATCGCCTCCGGCTACATGGGCCGGGACCTGCTGGGGTTGAGCAACGCCGGTTTCGGCGCCACGTGGGGCAACCGGGCCACCGCGCTGCGCTGGAACCAGGCCTTCGGTGGTCGACTCTTCTCGAAGGTCTCCGGGACGTGGAGCGACTATGACTACAAGCTGGGCTTCCGCGCGGAGCCGAACGATTCGGCGACCTGGGTTGCGGGCATCGTAAGCGCGGACCTGCGGATCGATGAGACCTGGCAGATGACGGCCAACCAGCGGCTCAGCGTCGGCGGTGAGATCACGCGCAACATCTTCCGGCCCGGTCGATTGAGCCCGGTCGGTGACACGGCGGGCTCCAGTTTGCGCACGCGCGAGGTGGAAAAACGCCTTGGCGTCTCCCGCGCCGCCTTCGTGAACTGCGAGATGGACGTGGGCACGCGGCTGGGGCTGCAGGCTGGCCTGCGCTACGCGGACTTTGCCCGCGTGGGCGAGGGGACGCGGTACCGGTACGCGAATGCTGCGCCGTTGGTTTGGAACCCGGCGCTGGGTCGGTACGAGCCTGGGGTGCTGGTGGATAGCAGCCGGGTGCCGCGCGGCACGCGCATGGCGTTCTACGATGGCCTCGAACCGCGCGCGACGGTGCGCTTCTCTCTGACGCCGCAGCACAGCTTGAAGGCCAGCTACGCGCGAACGCAGCAGTTCCTGCAGCTCGTGTCGAATACGAACTCGCCGACGCCGCTGGATGTGTGGGAGCCGGCCGGTCCGTTCATCCGTCCGCAGGTGGCCGATCAGTATGCGTTCGGCTGGACGGGACAGTATCGGGGTGTGGAGCTCACGGCCGAGACGTACTGGAAGCAGGCGCGGAACGTGGTGGACTACATCGATGGGGTGGATGTGTTTCTGAATCCGCGCCTGGAGACGATGCTGGTGCAGGGGGAGGGACGTGCGTACGGACTGGAGCTGTTTGCGCGACGCGCCGAGGGGCGCTTCACCGGCTGGGCGAGCTACACGCTGGCGCGAGCCGAGCAACGCTTTCAGGCGCCGGGGACGACCAATGGCGGGATCAGCGGCGGGCGCTGGTATGCGTCGCCGTTCGACAAGACGCACAACCTGTCGCTGGTGGGGAGCTGGTTGTGGAAGCCGAAGTGGCGCGTCGGTTCAACCTTCCTGCTCGCGTCGGGCCTCCCGGCCACACTGCCGCGCGCGCGCTACTGGGTGGATGGTTTCCTGATGGCGGAGTATGGCGATCGCAATTCATCGCGCCTGCCACTCTATCACCGCCTGGACCTGAGCCTCACGCGGCAGTATCGGCGTGGCGAGCTGCAGTTCGGCCTGATCAACGCCTACAACCGCTTTAACGCGCAATCGCTGCGGGTGCAGCAGCGCAACGACAATTCGCTGGCCGCCGATGCGGTCCAGACCTCGATCTTCGGCATTATCCCGAGCCTGAGCTATGCGTTCCGATTCTGATATGCGCACGCGTCTGACGATAGTGGGAGCTGCGCTGCTCCTGACGATGGGCTGCGAGCGCGTGGTGGACATCACCGTGCCGACGATAGCCACGCGACTGGTGGTGAGCGGGCGGCTTGAACTGGTGCGCGGGGCGCCGTCAAACGGGGCACCGTCGGGGCGGCAGGTCATCACGCTGAGCACCAGCGCGCCGTACTTCGAAACCGCGGGTCCGCCTCCGGCGCGCGGTGCAGAGGTGCGCGTCACGGACAGTCGGGGCATGACGACAGTTTTCCGCGAGCAGGCGAGTGCGCCTGGAGTGTATGTCACCGACAGCCTCGTTCCGGTGCTCCACCGGCGGTACACGCTCCGTGTCCGGTGGAACGACGAGAACTACGAGGGCAGTGACTCGCTGCTGCCGGTCGCCCCGATCGATTCGTTCTACTTCGTGGAGCGGACGGGGCTCTTCGCGCCGCCGGATGTCGCGCGCGAGCCGGGTCCGCGGGCGACGATCGACTTCCGAGACCCGTCCGGCGTGGAGAACTACTACGTCTGGGACCAGTTCGTGGACGGCAAGCGCTTGGTGGAGGCCGATACCGCGTTCCGTTTCCGGCCGATGGAGCGCGACGCCTTCTTCAACGGCGCGCTCGTTCGCGGCTACCAGCCGTACTCGGGCGTCGTGCTGCGCCCGGGCCAGACGGTGCGCCTGCGACACATGTCGCTCAGCGAACAGGGGTATCGCTTCTACCTCGCGCTCAACAACGTGACCCTCGGGGACGGCTCGCCGTTCTCGACGCCGCCGGCTAGCGTGCGCGGCAACGTGGCCAACCTCACGCGGCCGGGGGAGCCGGCGTTGGGGTACTTCCTGGCGGCGGAAGTCGATGAGCGCACCGCGAGGGTGCCGTAGTGGACGCCGACCCCGTTACGCTGCGTTCCGAAACCGTGTTGTGCAGGGCGGCGTACGCCGTTTCATGACCACACGACGCAAACGCCTGAGCGCTGCCGCACTGATCTTCGTCGCAAGCGTGCTCGTCTTTGGCGTCGTCCTCAGCCGGGATGCAGCATGCCCGTCGATGGATGCGACGGCGATCGAGTCAGCACCGGCTGGCGTGTCGACCATGCAGGCCGCCCGCTATCACTGCTACGGGGATACGGACGTCATTCACTGGGAAACGGTCGCTCGCCCTGAGCTTTCCGACAGCAGCGTACTGGTGCGCGTTCACGCGGTTGCGACCAACCCGCTCGATTGGCACTACATGCGCGGCAAGCCGTACATCATGCGACTGTCGAGCGGCATCGGCCGACCGTCAGACGTACGACTGGGGCAGGATTTTGCCGGTGTTGTTGAAGCCGTCGGCGCGAACGTGACACGCTTTGCGTCGGGCGACTCCGTGTTCGGCGCAAGCCCGGGCGCATTTGGAGAGTACATCGCCGTCCGCGAAAACGCGGACATTGCACGCGTACCAGATTCGATGAGTCTGGCCGAAGCGGCGGCGATGCCCGTTGCCGCCACCACCGCACTTCAGGCCGTGCGTGATGCCGGACAGGTGACAACAGGTCAGCGTGTGCTGGTCAACGGTGCATCGGGCGGCGTTGGCACCTATGCTGTGCAAATCGCGAAGTCCCTTGGCGCACATGTCACCGGCGTATCGAGCGCGCGCAATGTGGAGCTGGTGCGATCCCTCGGCGCCGACGCCACCATCGACTACACGAGCGAAGATTTCACGACCGGGACTGCACGTTACGACGTCATCATCGACAACGTCGGCAATCATGCCCCGTCTGTACTGCGCCGGGTGCTGGCGCCCGCTGGCCGCGTCGTCGTGGTGGGCGGCCCGGAGCGCGATCGCTGGTTTGGTCCGATCCGAAATCTGGTCGGCGCACTCGTGTACGGCTGGTTTGTCGAGCCAACGTTCACGGGATTGTTCTCCGAGACGTCGCAGGTGGATCTCGAGTATTTAGCGGCGTTGGTCAGGCTGGGGAGGCTTCACTCCGTGATAGACCGGCAGTTTGAAGCGCCCGAACTACGGGAGGCCATTGCCTATCAGGAAAGCGGCCGCTCGCGCGGGAAGAACATCGTGATCATCCCTTGACGGTCCCTCAACGTTGCCGGCATCCGTGACGTCCTGCCGTGACGTGGCCAGTGACGGGGGGAGCAGTCACCGGGTATGGCCTCACGAACCATCAACCGAGGCGTTCGTGCATAGGGTCAAGCGTATTGCCAGTCAACTCCGTGGTCATGTCCGCATACCCCTGCCGAAGCCGCTGCTCATCGCGTCGCTGTGCGCGTTGGAATTTGCCGCTGGCGGTTACGCCGACGACACCCACACACCCTTCGAGGGCACGAACGTCACGCGAGTGACGCTCTGAGCCGCGTACTGACGCACATGTCGTCGCTCTCCGACTCCGCTACGCTGCGCCGCACGCTGCAACACGCGCGGCAGGGCGACCGTGCGAGCTTCACGCAGCTCGTGGAGCACTACTATCCGCGCGCGATGCGGTTCGCCTTGCAGATGTTGCGCAGCCGTGAAGATGCGGAAGAGGCGGTGCAGGACACCTTCCTGCGGGTGAACGACAATCTCGCCAGGTTCCGCGACGATGCGCCGTTCGATCCGTGGTTCTTCCGCATTCTCGGCAATCGCTGCCGCACGATGCTGGCGCGTCGAAAAAGACACCACGAGGTGGTCGAATACGGTGACCCGCCGGATGCTGCCGCCAACTCGAGCACGGCGGACCTTCGCCACGACGGCTTTGCGCGCGATGTGCAGCGCGCACTCGCCGAGCTTCCTGCCGAACAGCGCGAAGCATTTCTGTTGCGCCACGTGAACGAGATGGAGTACGACGAGATGACGATCGTGACCGGCGCCAAGGGCTCCACGTTACGCATGCGCGTGAAGCGCGCCATCGATGCACTGCGCGGCAAGCTGCAGGCGCTGCAGAACGCAGGAGCGTTCCATGAATGACCGACGCTCGCACCACGAGCAGGATGAACGGCACGACCCGCGTGAAGCGTTGCCGCTCGACGACGAACTGATGCTCGCGCAGGTGAAGGCGGTACTCACACCGATGCCCCAGGTCGATCGTCGGCACATCGCGCAGATTTTGGCCGCCACGAGAAATCGCCAGCGCACGAGCGTGCAGCGGGTCGTCGCGCGACTCGGCGATGCGCTCGACTGGTGGCGCTTCCACACGCCTCCACTCGCACGCGGCGCGACGCTGGCCACTGCTGCACTTGCCGTCGGCTTCGTGGCGCGCGGGTACGTCATGCGCTCCGAGCCCGGGCTCCCCGGGACCGGGCTCCCCGCGTCCATTTCGACGCGCGTAGCCGTTCGCGAACGTCTCAGCGCCCCGGACACCCTTCAGGCGGTGAACGGTATGGCCGATCAGCGGGAGCAGCGCGTGACCACGCAATTCGTCCTCGATGCGCGCGACGTGCCCACGGCGCATCGCGTCTCCATTGTCGGTGACTTCAACGACTGGAACGGCAGCGCCACACCGCTCGCGCTCGATCATGGCGCCTGGACCATCACGGTGCCGCTGCCACCGGGACGCCACGTGTATGCGTTCGTCGTGAACGGCGACCGCTGGATTCGCGATCCGCGGGCAGCAGAAGCCATCGACAACGATTTCGGTCGGCCGGGCTCCGTCATCATCGTGCAGGCGCCGTGACATGATCACCCCGTCCACATTCCGCGCACGTGCTGCCCGTGTGGCGCTGGTCGCACTGTTGTTCGGCGCCGCTCCATTACGCGCGCAGGACGCGTCGCCGTTCGATGCCATCGCCGACGATGCCACGAAGGCTGCGCTGCGTTCGATCATCGCGGACGCCGCCGCGCGGGGGCTTCCCACGGGCGCCCTCGTCACGAAAGTGCGCGAGGGCATCGCGAAACACGCGGCCCCTGAGCGTATCCGCAGTGCCACGGCGTTGCTCGCGGACCGACTCGCCGTGGCGAATACCGCTATTGCTCCCACCCGCAGCAGCGACGAACTCACCGCTGCGGCCGACGCGCTGCAGGTCGGTATCCCGGCGTCCACCTTGCGCGACATGCGTCAGCTCTGGCCTCAACGTCCGCTCACCGTGCCGCTTGGTGTTCTCTCCGAGCTCGTGGCGAGTGGCGTGTCCAAGCCCATCGCTACGCGTCGCGTGCGTGACCTCCTCATGAAGGGGGCCAACACCACACAGTTCGCCTTACTTGGCACGTCCGTGCAGAGCGATATCGCGGCGGGACTCGCTCCTGATGCATCCATGGAGCTCCGCTCCAAGGGCGTGCTGTCGCTCATCGAACAGCGGTCCACGGGCGCCGGGGTGACCTCGGAGGGTTCGCCAACCCGCCCACCTGGTAAGCGCTGACGCGCACAAATTCATGCAACAAAAGGGGTCGCGCCGAATCATGACCAGTCACTAGCGTACAGGGGTGATCTGTCGTCAGCTATTCAGCCTCCTGATCTTCTGCAGCGCGTCTCCCGCGCTGGCGCAGTCTTCGAGTGGGCGCACCACCGCGTGGCTCGACGTGGGTGGCGCGCGCGTTCGACAGCCCACCAGCAATAGCCGTTCGGCAGGCGCGCTGGGTGGCGGCATGTGGCACGCCCGCGATCGCGTATCCGTCGCCGCTGAGGGCAGCGTCATCGCCGCACGAGACAGCATCAGTGCTGCGCAGTACATCGCGCGGGCATCACTGCTGCCAACGGCGTGGTCGCGCACCGACGTCGACGTCAGTGCCACCACGAATGGGATCGTGCTTCCGGGGCGCAACGGCAATCGCTCGGCGATGCTGCGCCAGTTCTGGCGTTTCGGTGCGCTGGAGTTTTCCGGGTCCGCCGGAGCGGGTCGTACGTCGCGTCTGCAGAATACCAGCAGCGGGCACGCCGTTGGCACTGGCGCCGAGTGGCGGTACGAGCGTGCCGGTGGCCAGTGGCGGTTGGGGACATCGCTGCAGCGCAGCTACAGCAACGACTATCAGTTCATGGAAGCGTCAGGCGTGACGCTTTCGCGCCTCGCGTCGCGCTATACGCTCGATGACGTGAACGCGCAGCTCTCCTGGCAGCGCGGCGCACTGTGGCTGAACGCGCAGCGCGGGTGGCGTCGCGGGGTGAGCGCCACCGTGGGACGTGCTGGCAGCTTCAATCTGTCCGCGGTGTACTCCATGAATACGACCACCACACTCATCGTGCAGACCGGTGAGCAGATGGCCGATGTGGTTCGTGGGGTACCGCAGGCTCGGTATACCGGTGTGACGATGCGCTGGAGTCCCAGACGCGCCCGCGCGCTTCCCTCTGCCCTACGCGCATCGGCGGACACCCGCACGTCGCCCGGAGTGAGCGTGGTGCTCGTCCCCGACATCAAGAGTGACGAAGTGCTGCTGCAGCGGACGGAGGGCATTGGCACCATTGTCGTCACCATTTCGGCGCCGGCGCATGCCGTCGTGCAACTGGCCACGAGCCATGACGACTGGCAACCCGTTCAACTCGCGCGTTGCGGTGACGTGTTCGTGCACCAGCTCACATTGCCCTCAGGGGCGCACAAGATCTCGGTTCGTGTGAATGGCGGTGACTGGCGTGCCCCACGCGGATTGGCGCAGGTGCGTGACGATTTTGGCGGCAAGATGGGCGTGGTCGTGATTCCCTGACGTCCGTCCGTTGACCCTCGTGAGCACGCTACTGATCGGTCTGTTGCATTGGCCTACACGATATCACCCGCGATGGCCGCTGTTGCACCGTTGGCTCGGGCGTGTGTACGCTGCGCAGCTACGCGCTCACCGACAGCCAAACGAGTGGCGTAGCACGACCGGTCAGGCCCGCCACTCGGCCGTGTCGCTTACCGGTCGGTGAGCGTAATGCCCTCGAGCGGCGTGCCGCCTCCCGTTTTCTCGACGGCAATGATCGAACGAATGCCACCCGCGGCAACCTGTACGCCACTTAGAGTCAACAGCGCAGTCTTGTTGCCCGCCGCGGTGAGGACGACGACGTAGGTACCGGCATCACGATCGATGTACGCCGATGCCGCCCGCGCTGCCAGATTGGACGCGGCCGGGGTTGCTGTGGCGAGATCGTTGGCATTGGCGAGCACGTACACGTCCACGGCGCCCGCACCAGCCGCCGCGTGAATGGCGCGGAGCTTCACTTTGCCTGCTGCCGGCGTCGCGTTGTCGTCGGTGAGCACCAAGGATTGTGGTGCCGCTTCGGTACCGAGTGCGATCACCGTGTAGTCCGCGCCGTTCGCAACCGTTGCATTCACAGACAGCAAATCGGTCGCGACGCCCGACTTGCGGAATTTGACGGCAGTCGCACCAACTGCCGTCGCCTTGTATCCATCCGACCCTTTGTATGCAACGTTGGTCTTGTACGAAGTGGTATTGAACAGCATGTCCATTGTCGCCACGTTGCTGATGGCGTGCATAGCGCGGACACGCCCCTGCGCGGTCGGACGCACCGGGTCGTCATCGTCGCACGCAGCGAGAGTGAACGTGGCCAAAGCGGCGAGAGCAATTCGGGAAGACCAACGCATACGGGAACTCCGTGTCGAAGAACCGCGATGAGCGACCCCATGTCGTCATCGAGGCGCCATACTCGCGATGGCGAAGGCGTGTCACAGATGGTGTTCGGTTGTCGCGAGCGCTCACGCGGGCTCGACACGTCAGCGCCCGCGCCGAAACCCACCTCGCGTCGCCACGTACGACACACTATGTCCACTGTTCTCACGCTGACGCGCGCGCATTACGAGGGCGCACTGGTGCAGCCGCCGCACGCGCACGACGCGCTGCAGATCTCGATGCTCCTCACGGGCCGCGTCGAGGAAACGGTAGGGGGCACCACCCATGACGCGGCACCGCTGCACGTTGCCGTGAAGGACGCCGGGCTCGAGCACGCCAACCGGTGGGCCGAGGGCGGCACCACGCTTCTGCGTCTCGAGGCGCCGGGGAAGAGTCTGGCGTCTCTCACCGGCCATCCCACCGCCCCCACGTGGCGCTGGCGCTTCGATCCCACGGCGATTCGCGCCTTCCTGCGCCTTGCGGCCAGCGTCAACGCTGAGGGCGTGATCGACGGGGATACCGACGGCAGTGACCTGCTCGCTGCGCTCGTGGCTGAGCCGCGCGACACGCCGAGCGGGACGCCGCCACGATGGCTGACCGACCTGATCGAGCGTCTGGTGGCCGAGTGGACGCCGAGGCTCGATACGGGCGTGATCGCGACGTGGGCCCACGTGCACCCAGTCTATCTGGCCCGCTGCGTCCGCCGATGGTACGGCGTATCCGTGGGAGATCTACTGCGCCGCGAACGGCTGCGGCACACGGTACAGCGTCTCGCCAATAGCCGCGAGCGCATCGCGATGGTGGCCCACGCCAGTGGCTTCGCCGACGAAGCGCATTGCACGCGTACGGTCCGTGACGCGCTGGGCTCACCGCCGGCGGCGCTGCGGCGCCAGCTGCGTGCGCCGGCACCCGCGCACTCGGCGATGCCGAAGTCGGTTGCGCCAATTCAAGTGAGCGGTCGCACCGCCTGTTAGCGTGGCGGATGCACTTACGCCTCTCCCTTTGCACGATCCCGGGCACGCTCTCGCTCCTGAGCGCCGTCGCTCTCCCGGCGCAGTCCGCATCACGCATGGCCGATACCATGCTGGTTCGTGCCGTGGATTCGCTGGTGCAGAACGCTGTTGTACGTGGTATCACGCCAGGTTTCGGGCTCGCCATCGTGCGTGATGGTCACGTGCTGGCACGACGGGCCTTCGGAATGGCCAACGCGTCGCGCGGCATTCGCGCCACACCCCAGACACACTGGTACCTCGCGTCCACATCGAAGTCGCTCACCGGCTTCGCCATGGCGCTATTGGCCGATCTCGGCACACTGCCGTTCTCCACCAGCGTTCGCGACGCGCTTCCCGGTAGTTTGTGGCATGACGACGTGGTCGTGGATGCACTCACGATCGCGCAGCTGCTGTCGCACACGCACAACCTTACCGACAACGTGATCGTGGTGTCGTCGGCGTTCACGGGAGCGATTCCTGAGTCGCAGTGGCCCGCCCTGTTGGCGAGCGTTCTACCGGCGCGACGCCCGGCACTCATCTACAGCAACTTCGGCTACAACGTCGCCGGCATGATCCTCGACCGGCGCACACGGGGTGGCTGGCGCGAGCTTCTCGACTCCGCCGTGCTTCACCCGGCCGGCATGCGGCATACCACCGCGCGAGTATCATCCGTGCGACCGGCGCTGCTCGCCATGCCACACGACTATGCGTCCCTGGGCTTCACCACGCTGCCGTTCGAGAAGCGCGACCAGACTATGCACGCGGCCGGTGGACATGTGGCCACCCTCGACGATCTGGCTCGCTGGGTGCAGATCCAGCTCGACAGCGGAGTCGTTGACGGTCGACGAGTCTTTCCGGCGACGGCGGTGCGTCTCGCGCACACGCTCATTGCCGCGCACACCGAAAGCCGAGGCAAGCGCTACGCGTACTTCGATCGCGACGGCTGGAGTGCGGGGTGGGACGTTGGCCGGTACGATGGTGAGCCGATGGTGAGTCGGTTCGGCGGGTACGCCACGATGCGCTCGCATGTGTCGTTCCTCCCCGAGCGTCACATCGGTGTGGTGGCTATGTCCAACGGGGGACTCGGATCGTCGCTCACCGATGTGGTGGCGGCGTACGTCTACGATCTCGATGGTGGGCGACCCGATGCCGCTACGCGCGCGTGGACCCGCGTGGACTCACTGTACACGAGTCTCCCCGAATCACGTCGCGCCGCACTGCTCGCCGACTCCCAAGCGCGTACGCAGGAGCGCACACCGCCGGGCGTTCCGATTGGCACGCTGCTCGGCCACTATACCAGTCCCGAGCTTGGCACGCTCATCATCCTGCGGAACGGCCCCTCCATCGCTGTGCGGTGGGGCGTACTTGCGGCGCCGGTGCGAACGGTCGACGCCGCGGACGGTACGTATCGCGTCGCTGGCGGTGGCACCGAGTTCTCGCTGCGATTTGAGTGGAGCGGCGACGCCGGGCGCTCGCCTGCCACTGCGGCGGTGGTGAACGGGAGCGTGATGAGGCGCGTGAGGTAGTGAGGTACGTCGCCGGTCGCCGTCGCCGTCAGGACAGCGACGGGGCGATCACCGTTGGCACCTCGGGCGACCAGCGTTCCCCGTGCAGCACCCGCGCCGGCGCGAGGTTGCCGTCCAGCGCCGCGGCGACCACGGCACGACCACTGAGGGCCCCAATCACATTGCCGGTCCCTGAGTAGCCGCCCAGCGCCCACACGCCCTCACGCACCTGCTCGAGAACCGGCAATCCGCTCTCCGTGTAGCCGGCGCAGGCCGCCCATCGGTGCGTGATCGGCGCCGACACGCCGAGGTGCGTGCGCACGAATGCTTCCAGCAGCTCCTGCACCGGCGCCGTGGGTCGCGCTTCGAGGCTCCACTCGCTGGGCCCCGCCTGATCGCGGAACCCGCCGATCGTGAGCGACCCGTCGGGCAACTGCTGCCAGTACTCGTACCCCTCGCGGTAATACATCGGGCACGGCACGGTGATCTCGGTGGTGGGCGCGGTGGCCAGCATCTGCAGTCGCGCCGTGCGCACCCGACCAGCAAGTTCGGGCAGCAGCACCTCGAGTCGGCCGTCGATCGCCACGATCACCCGCTGGCAATGCACCGTACCTTCGGCGGTGTCCACACGCGTGCCCTGCACCGCGGTGACCGGCGATCGCGAGAACAGCTGCGCACCCGCCTGCACCGCATGGCGCGCCAGTATGCGACAGCGCGCGAGTGGATTGAACGACGCGTCGCTGGGGAACGTGAGTCCTACGCCGTCGGCTGCCTCGTACCATTCGCAGGCCAGTCCATCGGCCTGCATGGCCACCATCTGCGCCCGACAGTCGTCGATCTCCCATGCATCGGCAGCGATGCGGCGCGAGCCCACGAACCGCACCGTGCCCGGCGCGGCTTCGGCGATGCGCTGCATCTCCACCAGGGTGGCCTGATAGATCGCGAACGCGCGATCGCGACCGTGCTTGCGCACCGCGTCGTGATAGAAGTCGTATGCACCGGCCAACAGGAAGCCGCCGTTCCGACCAGCGGCACCAGCGGCCACGTCGCTCGCGTCGAGTCCGACCACGGCCTCACCGCGCGCGAGAAGTTCCTCGATGACGGTGAGACCGGAACCGCCCAGTCCGACGACGCACGTGCCGGTGGTGATCTCCCCTCGAAGCGAGGGGAACGGCGTCCACAACTGATCGTCCCAAACGGGCTGGTTATCGGATGTCACTTCTCGCTTCAGATCGGGCCTCATGCGAAGACGCGGGAGCGATACGGTACACCCCGTTGCGCTCGCCGAGCAATCCCACCGCGGCGTCGATCAGCGGATCACGCGCGCTGTCATAGTTGGCCGGATCCCACATCATGGCCAGATGCGGGGCCACTCCTCGGCCCTCGATGGGGCGTTTGTCGGGGCCGAACTCGAGCCAGCGCGGCACCGTGAAGCGCCACCCGTTGCCGAGCGCGAACGTGGCCGGATTGCCCGATGCGCCACCGGTGGTGTCGCCGACCACGGTCACCTGCGGCAACGTGCGCATGGCCGCGACGAAGCTCTCCGTGGCGCTGAATCCACCGCGTCCGGACAGGACCACTACGGGTCGCGTGAACTGCCAGCCTCCCCGTGGACCGATGGTGCGCGCGAGCGGCATCTCGATGTTCTTCACCAACGAGTCCATGCGGATCTCGACGTACGACGCGGTGAAGGCGCGGGTGGTGAATCGGCTGGCGAAGGCGAGGGCGGTCTGATCGGTGCCGCCAGCGTTGTTGCGCACATCGATGATCAAGC includes these proteins:
- a CDS encoding RNA polymerase sigma factor; the encoded protein is MSSLSDSATLRRTLQHARQGDRASFTQLVEHYYPRAMRFALQMLRSREDAEEAVQDTFLRVNDNLARFRDDAPFDPWFFRILGNRCRTMLARRKRHHEVVEYGDPPDAAANSSTADLRHDGFARDVQRALAELPAEQREAFLLRHVNEMEYDEMTIVTGAKGSTLRMRVKRAIDALRGKLQALQNAGAFHE
- a CDS encoding DUF4397 domain-containing protein, which gives rise to MRWSSRIALAALATFTLAACDDDDPVRPTAQGRVRAMHAISNVATMDMLFNTTSYKTNVAYKGSDGYKATAVGATAVKFRKSGVATDLLSVNATVANGADYTVIALGTEAAPQSLVLTDDNATPAAGKVKLRAIHAAAGAGAVDVYVLANANDLATATPAASNLAARAASAYIDRDAGTYVVVLTAAGNKTALLTLSGVQVAAGGIRSIIAVEKTGGGTPLEGITLTDR
- a CDS encoding TonB-dependent receptor, producing the protein MNRSLFVLTLLIAVPPLSAQAPPVTAGAPVSASKPPRGTLASPTGQVDIVPQDTLPATRRERVAGYVRSLASGEVLRGALVRVDADAQVRQTNEEGFYALVLPVGPHRLRVRAIGYAPLDTTIVVSERLDLTLRLRPSETTLQAVQVQAKREERADLDPAAPQMSVVRLSMAAAKAVPPVLGEVDPLRTLTLLPGVSTTSDASTAFSVRGGGVDQNLILLDESTIYNPSHIFGFLSTFNADAIDNVTLYKGGIPPRFGGRLSSVVDVRQRDGNREEFAGTASIGLLSSKLLLEGPMRGKRGSWILAARRSYADAFLPLASDTSVRDSRAYFYDLNAKAQVNIGTTGALIASGYMGRDLLGLSNAGFGATWGNRATALRWNQAFGGRLFSKVSGTWSDYDYKLGFRAEPNDSATWVAGIVSADLRIDETWQMTANQRLSVGGEITRNIFRPGRLSPVGDTAGSSLRTREVEKRLGVSRAAFVNCEMDVGTRLGLQAGLRYADFARVGEGTRYRYANAAPLVWNPALGRYEPGVLVDSSRVPRGTRMAFYDGLEPRATVRFSLTPQHSLKASYARTQQFLQLVSNTNSPTPLDVWEPAGPFIRPQVADQYAFGWTGQYRGVELTAETYWKQARNVVDYIDGVDVFLNPRLETMLVQGEGRAYGLELFARRAEGRFTGWASYTLARAEQRFQAPGTTNGGISGGRWYASPFDKTHNLSLVGSWLWKPKWRVGSTFLLASGLPATLPRARYWVDGFLMAEYGDRNSSRLPLYHRLDLSLTRQYRRGELQFGLINAYNRFNAQSLRVQQRNDNSLAADAVQTSIFGIIPSLSYAFRF
- a CDS encoding serine hydrolase domain-containing protein — translated: MHLRLSLCTIPGTLSLLSAVALPAQSASRMADTMLVRAVDSLVQNAVVRGITPGFGLAIVRDGHVLARRAFGMANASRGIRATPQTHWYLASTSKSLTGFAMALLADLGTLPFSTSVRDALPGSLWHDDVVVDALTIAQLLSHTHNLTDNVIVVSSAFTGAIPESQWPALLASVLPARRPALIYSNFGYNVAGMILDRRTRGGWRELLDSAVLHPAGMRHTTARVSSVRPALLAMPHDYASLGFTTLPFEKRDQTMHAAGGHVATLDDLARWVQIQLDSGVVDGRRVFPATAVRLAHTLIAAHTESRGKRYAYFDRDGWSAGWDVGRYDGEPMVSRFGGYATMRSHVSFLPERHIGVVAMSNGGLGSSLTDVVAAYVYDLDGGRPDAATRAWTRVDSLYTSLPESRRAALLADSQARTQERTPPGVPIGTLLGHYTSPELGTLIILRNGPSIAVRWGVLAAPVRTVDAADGTYRVAGGGTEFSLRFEWSGDAGRSPATAAVVNGSVMRRVR
- a CDS encoding isoamylase early set domain-containing protein; this encodes MNDRRSHHEQDERHDPREALPLDDELMLAQVKAVLTPMPQVDRRHIAQILAATRNRQRTSVQRVVARLGDALDWWRFHTPPLARGATLATAALAVGFVARGYVMRSEPGLPGTGLPASISTRVAVRERLSAPDTLQAVNGMADQREQRVTTQFVLDARDVPTAHRVSIVGDFNDWNGSATPLALDHGAWTITVPLPPGRHVYAFVVNGDRWIRDPRAAEAIDNDFGRPGSVIIVQAP
- a CDS encoding AraC family transcriptional regulator, giving the protein MSTVLTLTRAHYEGALVQPPHAHDALQISMLLTGRVEETVGGTTHDAAPLHVAVKDAGLEHANRWAEGGTTLLRLEAPGKSLASLTGHPTAPTWRWRFDPTAIRAFLRLAASVNAEGVIDGDTDGSDLLAALVAEPRDTPSGTPPRWLTDLIERLVAEWTPRLDTGVIATWAHVHPVYLARCVRRWYGVSVGDLLRRERLRHTVQRLANSRERIAMVAHASGFADEAHCTRTVRDALGSPPAALRRQLRAPAPAHSAMPKSVAPIQVSGRTAC
- a CDS encoding DUF4249 domain-containing protein; protein product: MRTRLTIVGAALLLTMGCERVVDITVPTIATRLVVSGRLELVRGAPSNGAPSGRQVITLSTSAPYFETAGPPPARGAEVRVTDSRGMTTVFREQASAPGVYVTDSLVPVLHRRYTLRVRWNDENYEGSDSLLPVAPIDSFYFVERTGLFAPPDVAREPGPRATIDFRDPSGVENYYVWDQFVDGKRLVEADTAFRFRPMERDAFFNGALVRGYQPYSGVVLRPGQTVRLRHMSLSEQGYRFYLALNNVTLGDGSPFSTPPASVRGNVANLTRPGEPALGYFLAAEVDERTARVP
- a CDS encoding NAD(P)-dependent alcohol dehydrogenase; translation: MTTRRKRLSAAALIFVASVLVFGVVLSRDAACPSMDATAIESAPAGVSTMQAARYHCYGDTDVIHWETVARPELSDSSVLVRVHAVATNPLDWHYMRGKPYIMRLSSGIGRPSDVRLGQDFAGVVEAVGANVTRFASGDSVFGASPGAFGEYIAVRENADIARVPDSMSLAEAAAMPVAATTALQAVRDAGQVTTGQRVLVNGASGGVGTYAVQIAKSLGAHVTGVSSARNVELVRSLGADATIDYTSEDFTTGTARYDVIIDNVGNHAPSVLRRVLAPAGRVVVVGGPERDRWFGPIRNLVGALVYGWFVEPTFTGLFSETSQVDLEYLAALVRLGRLHSVIDRQFEAPELREAIAYQESGRSRGKNIVIIP